A single region of the bacterium BMS3Abin14 genome encodes:
- the tqsA gene encoding AI-2 transport protein TqsA, giving the protein MGIEQNRISVALLAVLTTVAVGFVLQQAQSVILPLIIAWLLSFILAPAVNMIAGKKVPRPIAILLVLALLMGILYIGIIFLNGRITTVITAFPKYHSRFNEIVQLAGNRLNLVHNPLSDVNWMVTLRTFLVKLSGSLLFILNNLILVIIFLVFILLGNPYLRFKIKKALSDENAGKVTLIINTISSQFSRYLVMQFIISLVTGVLVWLSLTVIGVDFAVTWGALAFLLNFIPTIGSIISAVPPILLAFIQFFPAFWPGVATLAALLTIHMIIGGAVAPKVVGDRLNLSPVVILLSLLFWGWLWGIIGALLSVPIASAVKILCENVEELKPISIMMGSGKAYQKEFSE; this is encoded by the coding sequence ATGGGAATTGAACAGAACAGGATCTCCGTGGCCCTGCTGGCCGTGTTGACGACTGTGGCGGTGGGTTTCGTATTGCAGCAGGCCCAGTCCGTAATCCTTCCTCTGATAATTGCGTGGCTGCTCTCCTTCATTCTGGCGCCTGCCGTCAATATGATAGCAGGAAAGAAGGTCCCCAGACCCATAGCCATTTTACTTGTCCTGGCCCTGCTCATGGGGATCCTCTACATTGGCATCATTTTCCTCAACGGCCGAATAACTACAGTCATCACCGCGTTTCCAAAATATCATAGCCGGTTCAATGAGATTGTCCAGCTTGCGGGCAACAGGTTGAACCTGGTCCATAACCCACTTTCCGACGTGAACTGGATGGTCACCCTGCGCACGTTCCTCGTGAAACTGTCCGGATCGCTCCTGTTCATTCTGAACAACCTGATTCTCGTGATTATCTTCCTGGTGTTCATCCTCCTCGGCAATCCATATCTCAGGTTCAAGATCAAAAAAGCCCTCTCAGACGAAAATGCCGGGAAGGTTACCCTCATCATCAACACCATATCTTCCCAGTTCAGCCGCTACCTGGTTATGCAGTTCATCATCAGCCTTGTCACCGGAGTCCTCGTCTGGCTCTCACTGACCGTAATTGGAGTAGACTTCGCGGTAACGTGGGGTGCGTTGGCTTTTCTCCTCAACTTCATCCCCACTATTGGATCCATAATCTCTGCGGTTCCTCCCATTCTCCTTGCGTTCATTCAGTTCTTCCCCGCGTTCTGGCCTGGAGTGGCGACGTTGGCCGCGCTTCTGACCATTCACATGATCATCGGAGGCGCCGTCGCACCCAAGGTGGTTGGGGACAGATTGAACCTGAGCCCGGTGGTAATCCTTCTGTCCCTGTTGTTCTGGGGCTGGCTATGGGGAATTATCGGGGCGCTCCTCTCCGTCCCCATCGCCTCGGCTGTCAAGATCCTGTGCGAAAATGTGGAGGAGTTGAAACCCATAAGCATAATGATGGGATCGGGAAAAGCTTACCAGAAGGAATTCTCGGAGTAG
- the nuoN gene encoding NADH-quinone oxidoreductase subunit N: MQSLTILIPDFRVIAPELILTATAFLVVLWELVTRTKKHSASFTIGMAGAVVALAVTLSEAGLNVSTFGNSIVLDPYATFFKVIFLFGLILTMTLSLRFMKEGGTGDHAEYYALLLLATVGMMVMAVGRELITIFLGLEILSISLYILAGFFRTDLKSNEAGLKYFILGSVATCITLFGMSYIYGVTGSTHFDKIADAINSHPALLKDVPLLAGMFMVLVGFSFKISVVPFHMWTPDVYQGAPTPVTGFMSAGPKAAGLAALIRILMEALPQMKGDWEVLVVVLSVLTMTLGNLTALRQKNVKRMLAYSSIAHVGYILIGVVASVNGRPDRAISSVMFYLLSYTFMNIGAFAILIYLKRENMTGENLDDFQGLSRRAPGAALAMMIFMLSLAGIPPTAGFAAKLYVFYAGIQGGYYTLVVIGLLNSVVAAFYYLRIIVLMYMREPEGEFAVSPRSLILWAGIALALTGTLILGILPGGVLEAARLSVLSLM, translated from the coding sequence ATGCAGAGTTTGACTATTCTTATCCCGGATTTCAGGGTCATTGCTCCGGAGTTGATACTCACGGCGACCGCATTCCTGGTCGTTCTTTGGGAACTGGTCACCCGGACGAAGAAGCATAGCGCATCCTTTACTATCGGTATGGCCGGGGCTGTTGTGGCGCTTGCGGTGACCCTGTCCGAGGCCGGTCTTAACGTCTCGACTTTCGGAAATTCGATTGTTCTTGATCCCTACGCAACCTTCTTCAAGGTGATATTTCTGTTCGGGCTGATTCTTACCATGACGCTTTCGCTCCGCTTCATGAAGGAAGGCGGGACCGGGGACCACGCGGAATATTATGCCCTTCTCCTTCTGGCTACGGTCGGAATGATGGTAATGGCCGTGGGAAGGGAACTTATCACCATCTTCCTGGGCCTGGAGATACTCTCTATTTCCCTCTATATTCTGGCCGGATTTTTCAGGACTGATCTTAAATCAAACGAGGCCGGGCTGAAATATTTCATTCTGGGCTCTGTTGCCACCTGCATCACGCTTTTTGGAATGTCCTATATTTACGGTGTCACCGGCAGCACGCATTTTGATAAAATCGCCGACGCCATCAACTCCCATCCGGCGTTACTCAAAGACGTTCCTCTCCTGGCCGGGATGTTCATGGTGCTGGTTGGTTTTTCCTTCAAAATATCCGTTGTTCCATTCCACATGTGGACCCCCGATGTATATCAGGGCGCTCCCACCCCGGTGACAGGCTTTATGTCGGCCGGTCCCAAGGCAGCCGGGTTGGCGGCGCTTATCCGAATTTTAATGGAAGCGCTCCCCCAGATGAAGGGGGACTGGGAGGTCCTCGTCGTTGTCCTCAGTGTATTGACAATGACCCTGGGAAACCTCACTGCGCTGAGACAAAAAAACGTAAAACGGATGCTGGCCTATTCCTCAATAGCCCATGTTGGATACATCCTTATTGGAGTGGTTGCTTCGGTGAACGGCCGGCCTGATCGTGCCATATCTTCCGTCATGTTTTACCTTCTGTCGTACACTTTCATGAATATCGGCGCTTTTGCGATCCTTATATATCTCAAACGTGAGAATATGACGGGAGAGAACCTGGACGACTTTCAGGGGCTGTCCAGACGGGCGCCGGGCGCTGCGCTGGCCATGATGATCTTCATGCTTTCCCTGGCGGGGATTCCCCCCACGGCAGGATTCGCTGCCAAGCTGTATGTGTTTTATGCCGGTATACAGGGGGGGTATTACACCCTTGTCGTGATCGGACTTCTTAACAGTGTTGTAGCGGCGTTCTACTACCTCCGCATTATTGTCCTCATGTATATGAGAGAGCCCGAGGGCGAGTTTGCCGTCTCCCCCCGCTCACTGATCCTATGGGCCGGAATAGCTCTGGCATTGACCGGCACTCTCATTCTGGGAATTCTGCCGGGCGGCGTTCTGGAGGCTGCGAGGCTGTCGGTCCTGTCTCTCATGTAA
- the nuoM gene encoding NADH-quinone oxidoreductase subunit M has translation MEHMTFPILSVIVYLPAVGALLLALLVPGKKVNLIRNTALVIAVADFLVSMVLLAQYNVGQSGFQFVERARWIPGLGISYIMGVDGISLLLALLTTLLGVIAILSSFSAIKDRVKEYMVAFLVLQSAMLGVFFALDLVLFYVFWEIELIPMALIIGVWGGQRRIYAAVKFFLYTLIGSLFMLIGFLLIYFSYHSATGVYTFDVIRLLTSNIPRNVQMWAFWGLFLGFAIKVPLFPFHTWLPDAHVEAPTAGSVILAGVLLKMGTYGFVRFSLPILPDAAIRAIPVVLALSVIGIIYGALVAWVQPDAKKLVAYSSVSHLGFVMLGIFTLSFQGLQGGILQMINHGLSTGALFLLVGIIYERRHTRLLDDFGGLASVMPVYAAILGIATFSSIGLPGLNGFVGEFLILLGAFKSGLFVFGVLASTGIILGAVYMLHMYKKIMFGEITHEENRKLLDINMREIATLAPLVVLMFWVGIYPKPFLKIIEPAAKQVVLRVESAKSARIELKKAQSAGLDVDSSAVKLAVNVDRHSITFNGVNALPPVEGLN, from the coding sequence ATGGAACATATGACCTTCCCAATATTATCAGTCATAGTTTACCTGCCGGCCGTTGGCGCATTGCTGCTTGCCCTTCTGGTGCCGGGTAAAAAGGTTAACCTCATCCGGAATACAGCGCTGGTAATCGCCGTCGCGGATTTCCTGGTTTCCATGGTGCTCCTTGCCCAATACAACGTCGGGCAATCCGGGTTCCAGTTTGTGGAGAGGGCCAGGTGGATTCCGGGGCTCGGTATCAGCTACATCATGGGAGTGGACGGGATCAGCCTTCTTCTGGCCCTGCTGACCACGCTCCTCGGTGTGATCGCCATTTTATCCTCTTTCTCGGCCATCAAGGACCGTGTCAAAGAATATATGGTTGCTTTCCTGGTTCTTCAGTCCGCCATGCTGGGTGTGTTCTTTGCTCTCGATCTCGTCCTTTTCTATGTTTTCTGGGAAATTGAGCTGATCCCCATGGCGCTCATTATCGGCGTATGGGGTGGGCAGCGCCGAATTTACGCAGCGGTGAAGTTCTTCCTTTACACCCTGATCGGCAGTCTCTTCATGCTTATAGGTTTTCTGCTCATATATTTTTCATACCATTCGGCCACCGGGGTCTATACCTTCGATGTCATCAGGCTGCTCACGTCCAATATCCCGAGGAATGTCCAGATGTGGGCCTTCTGGGGGCTATTCCTCGGGTTCGCCATCAAGGTTCCTCTTTTCCCCTTCCACACGTGGCTTCCCGACGCACATGTTGAGGCGCCCACCGCAGGTTCAGTGATCCTTGCGGGTGTTCTGCTGAAAATGGGAACGTACGGTTTTGTCCGGTTTTCCCTCCCAATCCTGCCCGACGCCGCCATCAGGGCGATTCCGGTGGTTCTGGCCCTTTCAGTCATCGGAATCATTTACGGTGCTCTGGTGGCCTGGGTGCAGCCTGATGCCAAGAAACTTGTCGCCTATTCATCCGTGAGCCATCTGGGTTTTGTAATGCTGGGAATCTTTACCCTCTCTTTCCAGGGTCTGCAGGGCGGTATCCTCCAGATGATAAACCATGGGCTCTCCACCGGAGCTCTGTTCCTTCTCGTCGGGATTATCTATGAACGAAGGCATACCCGGCTTCTGGATGATTTCGGTGGTCTGGCCTCGGTGATGCCTGTTTATGCGGCAATTCTTGGAATTGCCACTTTCTCCTCCATTGGGCTTCCAGGGCTCAACGGTTTTGTCGGTGAATTTCTGATTCTTCTCGGGGCATTTAAATCCGGATTGTTTGTCTTTGGCGTCCTGGCGTCAACCGGCATTATCCTCGGGGCGGTATATATGCTTCACATGTACAAGAAGATAATGTTCGGAGAGATCACCCACGAGGAGAACCGCAAACTTTTGGATATCAACATGCGTGAGATAGCTACTCTGGCGCCCCTGGTCGTTCTGATGTTCTGGGTGGGGATCTATCCCAAACCGTTTCTGAAAATTATTGAACCGGCGGCGAAACAGGTGGTCTTGCGGGTGGAATCAGCCAAATCCGCACGGATCGAGCTGAAAAAGGCGCAATCCGCCGGCCTGGATGTGGATTCTTCCGCGGTCAAGTTGGCTGTGAATGTGGATCGGCATTCCATTACGTTCAACGGCGTTAACGCTCTCCCCCCGGTTGAGGGGTTGAATTAA
- the nuoL gene encoding NADH-quinone oxidoreductase subunit L: protein MTEAVVLVPLFPLLAVIANLVFRRRLSRSAVGILACGSVASAFLASVVAISGLTGMEAGSRVFNINLFQWIGSGDFSVPIGFLLDPLSSVMILVITGVGFLIHVYSIGYMEHDEGVARYFLYLNLFVFAMLMLVLGNSFLVMFVGWEGVGLCSYLLIGFWFKKESASAAGKKAFIVNRVGDFGFMIGMLLIAIHFGSLSYAEVFGRAHQVFSQGDPMVILITMLLFLGAIGKSAQLPLHIWLPDAMEGPTPVSALIHAATMVTAGVYMVCRSHVLFEMAPPTMMVIASIGALTAFFAATIALVQNDFKRVLAYSTISQLGYMFLAVGVGAYTTAIFHLMTHAFFKALLFMCAGSVMHGLSGELDIRKMGGLRKIMPTTYKTFVVASLAISGIPPLAGFMSKDEILNAAFNSKYGGGFLLWFAGVVTAFMTAFYMFRLVYLVFHGESRLDPEVAKHAHESPSVMTVPLVILAFLSTVGGFAGIPIVEKWHLLHSWLGPVFGAVTEHAGEMAEAVHSVASELGLMGVSVVVAVGGIWLALAIILRKPQIAEEIRKDYSFLYDLFYHKWWVDEFYEMIITRPLNRLGNLLWTGFDGGVIDGTLHGIANGADRAGGFLARLQTGFVQNYALAMAVGLVVVLFWTFLV, encoded by the coding sequence ATGACAGAAGCGGTAGTCCTGGTACCACTCTTCCCTCTCCTGGCGGTGATCGCCAACCTCGTCTTCCGCCGGCGCCTGTCAAGGTCAGCGGTGGGGATACTGGCATGCGGCTCGGTGGCCTCGGCGTTCCTGGCCTCGGTGGTGGCCATTTCAGGATTGACTGGAATGGAGGCCGGCTCCAGGGTTTTCAATATCAACCTGTTCCAGTGGATCGGCTCCGGCGACTTTTCAGTCCCCATCGGGTTCCTGCTTGATCCACTTTCATCCGTGATGATCCTGGTGATCACGGGGGTCGGATTCCTCATCCATGTCTACAGTATCGGCTATATGGAACACGATGAGGGTGTGGCCCGTTATTTTCTGTATCTGAATCTTTTTGTTTTCGCCATGCTCATGCTTGTGCTCGGCAACAGCTTCCTGGTCATGTTCGTCGGTTGGGAAGGGGTGGGGCTCTGTTCCTATCTGCTCATTGGCTTCTGGTTCAAAAAGGAGAGCGCCTCGGCGGCGGGGAAGAAGGCTTTCATCGTCAACCGCGTGGGCGATTTCGGCTTCATGATTGGAATGCTTCTTATCGCCATCCACTTCGGTTCCCTGTCATACGCCGAGGTTTTCGGCCGAGCCCACCAGGTGTTCAGCCAGGGAGACCCGATGGTCATCCTGATCACCATGCTGCTCTTTCTCGGCGCGATCGGAAAATCCGCCCAGCTGCCTCTCCATATCTGGCTGCCCGACGCCATGGAGGGCCCGACACCGGTTTCCGCCCTCATCCATGCCGCCACGATGGTGACCGCCGGGGTCTATATGGTCTGCCGCAGTCATGTTCTTTTTGAAATGGCCCCCCCAACCATGATGGTGATTGCATCAATTGGGGCATTGACCGCCTTTTTCGCTGCCACCATTGCACTTGTTCAGAACGATTTCAAACGCGTCCTGGCCTACTCCACGATAAGCCAGTTGGGATACATGTTCCTGGCGGTCGGTGTTGGAGCATACACGACTGCGATCTTTCATCTCATGACCCACGCATTTTTCAAGGCTCTGTTGTTCATGTGTGCGGGCAGCGTCATGCATGGCCTTTCCGGGGAGCTGGACATACGAAAGATGGGCGGGTTGAGAAAGATCATGCCCACAACCTATAAGACATTTGTCGTGGCGTCCCTGGCCATTTCCGGCATCCCTCCATTGGCGGGCTTCATGTCGAAGGACGAGATCCTCAACGCCGCCTTCAATTCAAAGTACGGAGGTGGTTTCCTCCTGTGGTTTGCCGGTGTGGTTACCGCTTTTATGACGGCTTTTTACATGTTCCGGCTGGTCTACCTGGTGTTTCACGGTGAGTCGAGGCTGGACCCGGAAGTGGCTAAACACGCACATGAGTCCCCATCGGTCATGACTGTACCGCTGGTTATCCTTGCATTTCTTTCGACTGTCGGCGGGTTTGCCGGGATCCCGATTGTGGAGAAATGGCATCTCCTGCACAGTTGGCTTGGCCCCGTATTCGGCGCCGTTACCGAGCATGCAGGGGAGATGGCCGAGGCCGTCCATTCCGTCGCTTCGGAACTCGGTCTGATGGGGGTCTCGGTCGTGGTGGCTGTCGGGGGCATCTGGCTTGCTCTGGCCATTATTCTGCGCAAACCCCAGATTGCCGAGGAGATCAGGAAAGACTACAGTTTTCTTTACGACCTTTTTTACCATAAGTGGTGGGTGGACGAGTTCTACGAGATGATCATCACCAGGCCGCTTAATCGCCTTGGGAACCTTCTGTGGACAGGGTTCGATGGTGGAGTCATCGACGGAACGCTTCATGGAATTGCCAATGGCGCGGATCGGGCCGGCGGATTTCTTGCCAGGCTTCAGACCGGTTTTGTTCAAAACTATGCTCTGGCCATGGCCGTTGGTTTGGTCGTGGTGCTTTTCTGGACTTTTTTGGTGTAA
- the nuoK gene encoding NADH-quinone oxidoreductase subunit K, translated as MITLTHYLVLGAILFVIGLLGVLLRRNIIIILLSIELMLNAVNINLIAFSHYIHNMAGQVFVFFVMTVAAAEAAVGLAILVALFRNRETVNVDEINLMKG; from the coding sequence ATGATTACCCTTACGCACTATCTGGTCCTCGGGGCCATTCTGTTTGTTATCGGTCTTCTGGGGGTACTCCTCCGGAGGAACATCATCATAATTCTTCTGTCCATTGAGCTGATGCTTAATGCCGTGAATATCAACCTGATCGCCTTTTCCCACTATATACACAATATGGCGGGACAGGTATTTGTGTTTTTTGTGATGACGGTGGCAGCCGCGGAGGCGGCCGTGGGTCTCGCGATTCTCGTGGCCCTGTTCCGCAATCGTGAGACCGTCAACGTTGATGAAATCAACCTGATGAAGGGCTAG
- the nuoJ gene encoding NADH-quinone oxidoreductase subunit J, which translates to MNLYSLLFYYFAVVTVVTAVLSVSRSNPVHSVIFLIPCFFHIAGLFVLLDAEFLAAVQILVYTGAIMVLYLFVVTLLNLSGTRELRIIHRQRFFAMVAGIALALELVILAVQGSFSRPVAKLVGNVFGGNTEAVGASLYTTFLFPFELASLVLLVAIFGAVVLARRESAE; encoded by the coding sequence ATGAATCTGTATTCATTGTTGTTTTACTATTTTGCGGTGGTTACGGTAGTGACGGCCGTGCTGTCGGTTTCCCGTTCCAACCCCGTCCATTCGGTGATATTCCTCATCCCGTGTTTCTTCCATATCGCGGGTCTTTTTGTCCTGCTGGACGCCGAATTTCTGGCTGCCGTTCAGATTCTGGTCTACACCGGGGCTATTATGGTCCTTTACCTTTTTGTCGTTACCCTGCTGAATCTTTCCGGCACCAGGGAGCTGAGGATAATACACCGCCAGCGATTCTTTGCCATGGTCGCCGGCATCGCGCTTGCGCTTGAACTTGTCATTCTTGCGGTTCAGGGTTCATTTTCCCGTCCGGTCGCCAAACTTGTCGGCAACGTCTTCGGGGGAAATACCGAAGCTGTGGGCGCGAGCCTTTACACAACGTTTCTGTTTCCGTTTGAACTGGCATCCCTGGTTCTGTTGGTGGCGATTTTCGGGGCTGTGGTCCTGGCTCGAAGGGAGAGCGCGGAATGA
- the nuoI gene encoding NADH-quinone oxidoreductase subunit I: MGLLTNIFQTDLIQGLTLTIRYFFSKPVTLRYPEVRWEPPPRYRGAQILKRHPDGKERCVGCALCAAICPSDAITIVTSEGEEHEKNVDFYQIDLGLCIYCGFCQEVCPVDAVWMGNDYELTVTDPGNLKVTKETMLAKGDDPQYKDL, translated from the coding sequence GTGGGCCTGCTGACCAACATTTTCCAAACTGACCTGATTCAGGGGCTGACTCTTACCATCAGATATTTTTTCTCCAAGCCGGTTACCCTCAGATATCCGGAGGTGCGTTGGGAACCGCCCCCCCGATATAGAGGCGCTCAGATTCTCAAACGGCATCCGGACGGCAAGGAGAGGTGCGTGGGCTGTGCCCTGTGTGCGGCGATCTGCCCATCCGATGCCATTACCATCGTAACCTCCGAGGGCGAGGAGCACGAGAAAAACGTCGATTTCTACCAGATCGACCTGGGGCTCTGCATCTATTGCGGATTCTGCCAGGAGGTCTGTCCCGTTGATGCCGTCTGGATGGGGAACGATTATGAGTTGACTGTCACCGACCCCGGCAATCTGAAGGTGACCAAAGAGACTATGCTGGCCAAGGGGGACGACCCCCAGTACAAGGACCTGTAG
- the nuoH gene encoding NADH-quinone oxidoreductase subunit H, whose amino-acid sequence MENIWLFLFVILLKIVGILIVALTGVPVMVWVERKVSGHIQNRHGPLYVGPFGLLQPIADALKLFFKEDIMPSNADKVLFVLAPLMAFIPALLTFAVIPIGPHLQISDLNIGIVYILSISSLGVYGLVLAGWSSNNKYALMGGLRSAAQMISYELTLGLSIIGVLMYSRSLSMVQIVEAQRGLWFVIPQFLGFLLFLVAAFAETNRLPFDLPEAEQELVAGYHVEYSSMKFALFFMAEYVSMISISCVLVVLFFGGWLPLPIVGPIIDSALPAAFVAYVMPVVWFLLKVGFFLFFMVWVRWTFPRLRYDQLMGLGWKVLLPLAIFNVFLSGIIRISGIL is encoded by the coding sequence ATGGAGAATATCTGGCTTTTCTTGTTCGTCATCCTGCTGAAAATAGTGGGTATCCTCATCGTGGCCCTGACGGGTGTGCCGGTTATGGTGTGGGTTGAAAGGAAGGTGTCGGGTCATATCCAGAATCGGCACGGACCACTTTATGTGGGTCCTTTTGGGCTTCTTCAGCCCATCGCAGATGCGCTCAAGCTCTTTTTCAAGGAAGATATAATGCCTTCCAATGCCGACAAGGTTCTCTTTGTCCTGGCGCCGCTCATGGCATTTATTCCGGCTCTGCTGACGTTCGCCGTCATCCCCATCGGGCCCCATCTCCAGATATCCGATCTGAATATCGGCATCGTGTACATACTTTCCATCTCATCTCTGGGCGTTTACGGGCTGGTTCTGGCCGGGTGGTCATCCAACAACAAGTACGCTCTCATGGGCGGGTTGCGGTCCGCTGCGCAGATGATCAGCTATGAACTGACCCTCGGACTCTCCATCATAGGGGTGCTCATGTACTCGCGTTCCCTGTCAATGGTGCAGATCGTGGAGGCGCAGCGTGGGCTATGGTTTGTCATCCCGCAGTTCCTGGGATTTCTCCTTTTTCTGGTCGCGGCCTTCGCCGAGACCAACCGTCTTCCCTTTGACCTTCCCGAGGCCGAGCAGGAGCTTGTGGCCGGTTATCACGTGGAATACTCATCCATGAAGTTCGCCCTCTTCTTCATGGCCGAGTACGTTTCCATGATCTCCATATCCTGCGTTCTGGTCGTTCTGTTCTTCGGGGGGTGGCTCCCGCTGCCTATTGTCGGGCCCATCATCGATTCGGCGCTGCCCGCCGCGTTTGTGGCCTATGTCATGCCTGTCGTCTGGTTTTTGTTGAAGGTTGGATTTTTTCTCTTCTTCATGGTCTGGGTGCGGTGGACGTTTCCCAGACTCCGGTATGACCAGCTCATGGGGCTTGGCTGGAAAGTTCTTCTTCCTCTCGCAATTTTTAATGTCTTTTTGTCCGGTATCATCAGAATATCCGGAATTTTATAG
- the yrrB_3 gene encoding TPR repeat-containing protein YrrB — protein sequence MICPACNLLIPEDSRYCKECGNKLEATVDDHEALSNKEKAEKLYRDGSSLYHQGHFDDALKRWEETLELVPDFQMTHYYMGVAYYDKGMLSAALECFKKAEAANPTSPAVHYRLGMTCYSMGLLPDSEFHFNRVEKMIPDTAQIHYRLALLHQKNAKLDDAVEELRRSLEISPTFARAMYVLGTVYFQKGMLKDAEDALRKVVEISPGYVMAYYWLGQVYFHLGNMQDAVKAYEQTLALSPQFTAAYYHLGVAQARKGSHEDAAASFNRVKELDPMDSSALYHLGNSYVHLGLLDKAEEVLNNAIKLNPENTDAFFLLEKVGEIKRSGAMEY from the coding sequence ATGATCTGCCCGGCATGCAATCTGTTGATCCCGGAGGACAGCCGCTACTGCAAGGAGTGCGGCAACAAGCTTGAGGCGACGGTCGATGACCATGAGGCTCTTTCCAACAAGGAGAAGGCCGAAAAGCTCTACCGCGATGGAAGTTCCCTCTACCACCAGGGGCACTTCGACGACGCGCTTAAGCGCTGGGAAGAAACCCTCGAACTGGTGCCTGATTTTCAGATGACCCATTACTACATGGGGGTTGCCTACTACGACAAGGGGATGCTGTCGGCGGCCCTGGAGTGTTTCAAGAAGGCTGAGGCCGCAAATCCCACATCTCCCGCGGTTCATTATCGCCTTGGAATGACATGCTACTCCATGGGTCTTCTTCCTGATTCGGAGTTTCATTTCAACCGGGTGGAAAAGATGATACCCGACACCGCCCAGATTCATTACCGTCTTGCCCTGCTCCACCAGAAGAACGCCAAGCTCGACGACGCGGTAGAGGAGTTGCGGCGATCCCTCGAAATATCACCCACCTTCGCAAGGGCCATGTACGTATTGGGGACCGTTTATTTCCAGAAAGGCATGCTGAAGGATGCTGAGGATGCCCTCAGGAAGGTGGTGGAGATCTCCCCCGGATACGTCATGGCCTACTACTGGCTGGGGCAGGTCTACTTCCACCTGGGCAACATGCAGGATGCCGTCAAGGCATACGAACAAACGCTGGCTCTGTCACCTCAATTTACAGCCGCCTACTACCATCTGGGAGTTGCTCAGGCCAGGAAGGGGTCACATGAGGACGCCGCGGCCAGCTTCAACCGGGTTAAAGAACTCGATCCGATGGATTCCAGCGCCCTGTATCACCTGGGCAACAGCTACGTTCATCTTGGACTGCTGGACAAGGCCGAAGAGGTGCTCAACAACGCTATTAAGCTCAATCCTGAGAACACGGACGCCTTTTTCCTCCTCGAGAAGGTTGGAGAAATCAAGCGATCCGGCGCCATGGAATATTAA